The following coding sequences lie in one Candidatus Nitrospira allomarina genomic window:
- the bioA gene encoding adenosylmethionine--8-amino-7-oxononanoate transaminase has protein sequence MTLKTTRTALEKDDREYVWHPFTQMQEWERQPPLIIRRGKGSYVYDMDGNPYLDATASIWVNIHGHRHPRIDEAIRHQLTQVAHTTLLGLSNPPAIQLAKALIRLAPKGLQKVFYSDNGSTAVEVAAKMAIQYWQQCPNPQPQKTRFIHLGMSYHGDTVGGMSLSGVELFRRSFSPLLFASHDVEPPYCYRCPLQLHFPHCRLACLEPLEKLLSTQHQEIAGLILEPMVQAVAGIIPSPPGYLKRVRELCTRYNVLFIADEVATGFGRTGRMFACEHEGISPDIMAIAKGLTGGYLPLAATLTTNAIYEAFLGEGHENKTFFHGHSYAGNPLGCAAALANLAIFKSERTLAKLQRRIPKFRRALASLTEDPWVGDIRQCGFMVGIELVQQKSQKMPFPASERIGQKIAMTARTLGLLIRPIGTIMILIPPLSASIKELDQMVSILRLAISVVRASGTSFSIPSPPEALKRPLD, from the coding sequence ATGACTCTCAAGACGACCCGCACAGCCTTAGAGAAAGACGATCGCGAGTACGTGTGGCACCCTTTTACCCAAATGCAGGAATGGGAACGGCAGCCTCCTCTCATCATCAGACGCGGAAAAGGTTCGTATGTCTATGATATGGATGGCAACCCCTATCTCGATGCAACAGCATCCATCTGGGTCAATATTCATGGGCATCGACATCCTCGCATTGATGAGGCCATTCGTCATCAACTTACCCAGGTAGCTCATACGACGTTGCTGGGACTTTCCAATCCACCGGCCATTCAATTGGCGAAGGCTCTTATTCGCCTGGCGCCCAAAGGGTTACAAAAAGTCTTCTATTCCGACAACGGCTCCACCGCTGTTGAAGTGGCGGCCAAAATGGCTATTCAGTATTGGCAACAATGTCCGAATCCCCAACCACAAAAAACCCGGTTTATCCATCTTGGCATGTCCTATCACGGGGACACGGTGGGAGGAATGAGCCTCAGCGGAGTCGAATTGTTCCGCAGATCTTTTTCTCCACTCCTTTTTGCAAGCCATGACGTGGAGCCCCCTTATTGCTATCGATGTCCCCTTCAATTGCATTTCCCTCACTGTCGGCTCGCCTGTCTTGAGCCGCTTGAAAAACTTCTTTCCACACAGCATCAAGAAATTGCAGGTCTCATTCTTGAGCCCATGGTGCAAGCGGTCGCCGGGATCATTCCTTCGCCTCCAGGATACTTGAAACGTGTCAGGGAGTTATGCACGCGGTACAATGTCCTATTCATTGCCGATGAGGTTGCCACCGGGTTTGGACGAACAGGTCGGATGTTTGCCTGTGAGCATGAAGGCATTTCTCCGGATATCATGGCTATTGCCAAAGGTTTAACGGGAGGCTATCTCCCATTGGCCGCCACACTGACGACAAACGCCATTTATGAGGCATTTTTGGGAGAAGGGCACGAAAACAAAACATTTTTCCATGGACACAGTTATGCGGGGAATCCCTTGGGATGCGCGGCGGCTCTGGCCAACCTTGCCATCTTTAAAAGTGAACGAACTCTCGCAAAGCTTCAACGACGGATCCCTAAATTTCGCAGAGCTCTAGCCTCCCTGACCGAAGACCCTTGGGTTGGGGATATCCGGCAATGTGGCTTTATGGTTGGGATTGAATTAGTTCAACAAAAATCCCAAAAAATGCCGTTCCCGGCCTCCGAACGTATTGGCCAGAAAATAGCCATGACCGCGAGAACATTAGGACTGCTGATCCGTCCCATCGGGACCATTATGATTCTCATTCCTCCCCTTTCGGCAAGTATCAAAGAACTCGATCAAATGGTGTCTATTTTAAGACTGGCCATATCAGTGGTCCGTGCATCCGGCACATCTTTCTCCATACCATCACCTCCGGAAGCATTGAAGCGGCCCTTGGACTAG
- a CDS encoding SAM hydrolase/SAM-dependent halogenase family protein, with protein MTSAISLVTLVTDFGDVDYFVPSMKGVMLGINSQIRIVDLTHRIPAHGVEQAAFFLKSCYQYFPDGTVHVVVVDPGVGSSRRPILASTSRHFFLAPDNGVLTYVLQEESAVQVRSIENKQYRLDSMGATFDGRDLFAPSAAWLTKGQVPGSYGRLIHDYVRLPLDPPRMEGHALHGRIVYIDHFGNAITNVTLTDIEMFRSVTKKEYSGLKIGEVVIKGIKTHYEEGALGYPEGLINSNGHIEIFVKQGRAVDRCQLRIGQTVELI; from the coding sequence ATGACTTCCGCCATTTCTTTGGTTACGTTGGTCACTGATTTTGGGGATGTCGATTATTTTGTTCCAAGTATGAAGGGCGTAATGCTCGGCATAAATTCTCAAATACGCATCGTCGATCTGACACATCGAATTCCGGCGCATGGGGTTGAACAAGCGGCATTTTTTTTGAAATCATGCTATCAATATTTTCCAGATGGAACGGTACATGTGGTGGTCGTAGACCCGGGGGTGGGGAGCTCTCGAAGACCAATTTTGGCCTCAACTTCCAGGCATTTTTTCCTGGCTCCGGATAATGGGGTCTTAACCTACGTACTTCAAGAGGAAAGCGCGGTTCAAGTTCGATCGATTGAAAATAAACAATATCGATTGGACTCCATGGGAGCGACGTTTGATGGACGGGATTTATTTGCGCCTTCAGCAGCCTGGTTGACGAAGGGGCAGGTTCCCGGTTCGTACGGGCGCCTCATTCATGATTATGTCAGACTTCCCCTTGATCCCCCACGTATGGAAGGGCATGCCCTACATGGGCGAATTGTCTATATTGACCATTTTGGCAATGCCATAACGAATGTGACCCTGACCGACATAGAGATGTTTCGATCAGTGACCAAGAAAGAATACTCCGGGCTCAAAATTGGAGAGGTGGTCATCAAGGGAATAAAAACACATTACGAAGAAGGTGCCTTGGGATACCCGGAAGGTCTCATAAATAGTAATGGGCATATCGAGATTTTTGTGAAGCAGGGACGGGCCGTGGACCGATGTCAATTGCGCATTGGTCAGACGGTTGAGCTGATCTAG
- the greA gene encoding transcription elongation factor GreA, translated as MKIPMTKKGYEALQAELARLRREDRPKNIQAITEAREHGDLKENAEYKAAKEQQQFIDTRMSELEHKLSIAQVVEISPGQSDTVVFGATVTILSLESQEEKRYTLVGQEEADIKNGSISVQSPIGRALIGHRVGDIVEVHRPAGVIEYQIQSICFEEL; from the coding sequence ATGAAAATTCCTATGACCAAAAAAGGGTATGAGGCACTGCAAGCAGAACTGGCCAGGCTGCGGCGGGAAGATCGCCCTAAAAACATTCAAGCTATCACCGAAGCTCGTGAACATGGTGATCTCAAGGAAAATGCCGAATATAAAGCCGCCAAGGAGCAACAACAATTCATTGACACACGGATGTCCGAACTTGAGCATAAACTTAGTATTGCTCAGGTGGTGGAAATTTCGCCCGGGCAGAGTGACACAGTCGTGTTTGGGGCCACAGTCACCATTTTAAGTTTAGAGTCACAAGAAGAAAAACGCTATACCTTGGTGGGACAAGAAGAAGCCGATATCAAAAATGGCTCGATTTCGGTTCAATCGCCTATTGGGCGTGCGCTGATCGGGCATCGAGTCGGGGATATTGTTGAAGTGCATCGACCCGCCGGAGTTATTGAATATCAAATCCAGTCCATTTGTTTTGAGGAGCTATAA